One window of the Pieris brassicae chromosome 2, ilPieBrab1.1, whole genome shotgun sequence genome contains the following:
- the LOC123719163 gene encoding leucine-rich repeat-containing protein 40-like, whose amino-acid sequence MATKLNELYEDFDSETTLDISSNDLETVPDRIYKNKSATMIYLQNNKIRFLPDDFFHTFLNLNWLDLRGNQLECIPPSIKNHPNLTHLLLQDNNISSLPNELGTVMTLKVLQLNGNPLVYPPKEIINLGTNKTLKYLYNQYLSTLLDEKSISDNTSEFEAEELSNARSYNSVLDSSEMKNRLKVHFNEKDASEYYDKLKGKCPKLAITREKTLHTQSSKYLQPIRTANKMVQDQRILQSYLKEQALLKRKDFIARADKIIQEKKNMELLRNWRKNYKTRQFFMSNDTTNYTEPIYPYDTNPEYMTFLTREDLEKDLPDKFRKRIVRRSKPTVPRKSNNDVHLAMKIKELFDNLEAIDLQTNEMTPRTEQKILLHEIQKITEIKQKLSELSTTNSRSVTDD is encoded by the exons ATGGCTACTAAACTAAATGAACTTTACGAAGATTTCGATAGTGAAACAACGCTAGACATATCTTCAAATGATTTAGAAACGGTACCAGATCGgatttataagaataaatcAGCTACT ATGATCTACttacaaaacaacaaaattcGATTTTTACCCGATGATTTTTTTCACACTTTTCTTAACCTAAATTGGCTAGATTTGCGTGGGAATCAGCTGGAATGTATACCTCcatctataaaaaatcatcCAAATCTgacacatttattattacaagacAACAATATATCGTCACTACCAAATGAACTAGGCACTGTAATGACTTTAAAAGTGCTACAACTGAACGGAAATCCGCTAGTCTACCCTccaaaagaaattataaatttaggaACAAATAAAACCCTAAAGTATCTTTATAATCAATATCTCAGTACATTATTAGATGAGAAGTCTATTTCGGATAACACAAGCGAATTCGAAGCAGAAGAGTTGAGTAATGCACGAAGTTATAACTCAGTACTAGATAGTAGTGAAATGAAGAACAGGTTGAAAGTTCATTTTAATGAGAAAGATGCCAGCGAATATTACGATAAACTAAAAGGTAAATGTCCAAAATTGGCTATAACTCGTGAAAAGACGTTACACACACAAAGCTCAAAATATCTTCAACCGATCAGAACTGCCAACAAGATGGTGCAAGATCAGAGGATTCTGCAGAGCTATCTCAAAGAACAAGCTCTGCTAAAGAGGAAGGATTTTATTGCACGCGCCGATAAAATTATTCAGgaaaaaaa GAATATGGAACTGCTCCGGAACTGGCGAAAGAATTACAAAACCAGACAATTTTTTATGTCCAATGATACAACAAACTACACCGAACCAATTTACCCTTATGATACTAACCCAGAGTATATGACATTTTTGACGAGGGAGGACTTGGAGAAAGATTTGCCGGATAAGTTCAGGAAAAGAATAGTTCGACGTTCGAAACCCACCGTGCCTAGAAAGAGTAATAATGATGTACACTTGGCTATGAAGATAAAAGAACTGTTTGACAATTTGGAAGCAATTGATTTACAGACAAATGAAATGACCCCGCGTACTGAACAGAAGATTCTTTTGCATGAAATACAAAAG attACGGAAATAAAGCAAAAGTTATCAGAATTGTCAACGACGAATTCCAGATCTGTTACAGATGACTAA